DNA from Thermodesulfatator atlanticus DSM 21156:
ATATTGGAGCCGCCAAGCCAACTCCAGAAGAATTAAAAAGGGCAAAGCATCACCTCATCGGGATCCTTGAACTTGACGAGGAATTCAACGCCGCGCGCTTTGTGGAACTTGCTGATCAGGCTATCGCAAAAATTGCCGAAAAGGGAAAGGTTCCCATTTTGGTAGGAGGCACAGGGCTTTATCTCAAGGCCCTACTTCACGGGCTTTTCGAAGTAGGAGACGTAAGCGCGACAAGGGCAGAACTAAAAAAGCGACTTGAGCGCGAAGGATTAGATACCCTTTACCAGGAGTTAAAAAGAATCGACCCTGAGACCTCTGCGAAAATTTCAAAAAATGACTGGGTGCGGATTTTGAGGGCCCTTGAGGTGTACTACGCCACAGGAAGGCCTTTTTCTGAGCTTGCCAAAGAACACGCCTTTCGCAAAAGGCGCTATCCTTGTCTTAAAATTGGGCTTACCCTTCCCCGGGAAGAACTTTACGCAAAACTCGACGCGCGAGTTGAAAAAATGCTTGAAGCAGGCCTTCTTGAAGAAATAAAAGCTATTCTTGCCAAGGGCTATAGCCCGGAGCTTAAGCCTTTAAAAACTATTGGTTACAAACAAATGACCGCTTATCTCTTGGGAAAGCTTGACTTTTCCGAAGCCAAGCGCCTTATGAAAAGAGACACCAGGCGCTACGCCAAAAGGCAGCTTACCTGGTTCAAAAAAGACCCCGAGGTAAAGTGGTTCCACCCTCAGGAAAAGGAAAAAATGTTGGAGGAAGCGAAGAAATTCTTAGACGCGCACCGGCTTTAAGCTTGCGTTTTCTTTGCACCAGTACATGGAAAAGTCTGCACGCTCAAGGACCTTTTCCAGATTGTCCGAAGCAATGATGTTGGTTATTCCGATAGAAAATCTGATTTGCCTGATATCGTCGGGAAATTTAAGGGCAAAGCCTTGTTCGTAAAGTTCTTCAGCAAAAGGTAAAAATTTATCAAGGGTTACCCCTACGATTACCGCACAAAATTCATCCCCATGGAGACGACAGGGAAAATCTTTGGGCTTAAGGTTTTTTCTCAGCACCTCGGCAAAGGCAATAAGGGCCCTGTCTCCCCACTTGTGCCCATACCGGTCGTTTATGGATTTGAAATTATCAAGGTCAAAGTAGCAAAGAAGGTAATCTTCCTCAAAAATATTCTGCATCACCACTTCGTTGAAAAATTTCTCAAGGGCATACTTGTTCCAAAGGGCCGTTAGTTTATCACGCAAAAAACTTTCTTTGAGGAAAGAAAGTTCGCGTTCCAGTTCTTCTATTCTGCGAATGTAATTAGCAATTTTGGTTATTTCCTCCGCAAGGCCAATGCGGTTTGCGATTCTGGGATCAAGTTTTTCAAGCAAAGAAATAAAAAGCCCCTTGCCTTCCAAAAGGAGGTTCAAAATGTAGTTGTCTTTCTTTTTGACCTTGGTGGCCGCATAAAAGGCGTCGGCATACTGTGGAGGGAAAGGGACTTTCTTCGCCCGCTGAAGCTCAAGAAAAGCAATCCAGGCGGCAAGCAAGGCCTCACGTTCCGCCTTAAGCTTGGCCTCAAAGCCGGTGGCCTCGGTAGCATGGGGGATAATATCTGAAGTTTTGCTATAATTTTCTTCGCTTAGCTTTGCCCTATCAAACATGCCCAGCTCCTTTCAAAATTTTTAGATCTGTAATCTATTTCGGTTTTATGTAGTAAAAATCTTTAAAAGATTTTTTTACGCTTGTTTGTCTTTTTGAAAACAATTTTTATAGCCTTTGCCCGTTTGGTTTCCGAGCCCTGCATTAGCGAAGGGAAAGATCACCAATCGACTAATCTCACAATAACGGTTAAATATGGCTTCATGCGTTTGCGGGTGTTTGTTTATGGAACCCTTAAAAGAGGCTTTCCACTCCACAAACATCTTAGTTCTGCCAGGTTTTTGGGCTATGGTAAGCTTTTGGGGTTTGAAATGTATGACCTTGGCTGGTATCCAGGGATTGTCCCTGGCAAGGGCGAGGTCTTTGGCGAAGTCTATGAGATTGACCTCAAGACACTCATGATTCTTGACCTAATCGAAGACGAAGGAGAAGAATACGAACGCAAACTACTTCCCGTAACGATGGAAGACGGAAGTACTATCTCTGCCTTTGTCTATGTTTTTAAGGCAGATGTATCTAACAAAAGAAAAGTAAAGGACGGTCTGTGGCGGAAAAAAGATTCCTGTTAAGCCCCTCCGGGGAGATAAGCGTTAAAAAGCCTGCTACCCGAAATTTCTTACTTAAAAAGCTTGAAGAAAGCTTAAAGACCCGTTTGAAAAGCCTTGGCTACTGTTTTGCTTTTGAAGCCTTTTCTTCCCCACGTTTTCTTGTTTCAGGAGAAACAAAACTTAAAGAATGCTTGCTAACCCACGGTGGCGTGGGAAAAATTGGAGAGTTTTACCCCTTTGATGAAAACCTTGATGTCAAATCTC
Protein-coding regions in this window:
- a CDS encoding gamma-glutamylcyclotransferase family protein, with translation MRLRVFVYGTLKRGFPLHKHLSSARFLGYGKLLGFEMYDLGWYPGIVPGKGEVFGEVYEIDLKTLMILDLIEDEGEEYERKLLPVTMEDGSTISAFVYVFKADVSNKRKVKDGLWRKKDSC
- the miaA gene encoding tRNA (adenosine(37)-N6)-dimethylallyltransferase MiaA, encoding MAAKFEKNIPLIAIVGPTGVGKTEAGIFLAERLNGEIVNFDSVQVYKHLNIGAAKPTPEELKRAKHHLIGILELDEEFNAARFVELADQAIAKIAEKGKVPILVGGTGLYLKALLHGLFEVGDVSATRAELKKRLEREGLDTLYQELKRIDPETSAKISKNDWVRILRALEVYYATGRPFSELAKEHAFRKRRYPCLKIGLTLPREELYAKLDARVEKMLEAGLLEEIKAILAKGYSPELKPLKTIGYKQMTAYLLGKLDFSEAKRLMKRDTRRYAKRQLTWFKKDPEVKWFHPQEKEKMLEEAKKFLDAHRL
- a CDS encoding GGDEF domain-containing protein is translated as MFDRAKLSEENYSKTSDIIPHATEATGFEAKLKAEREALLAAWIAFLELQRAKKVPFPPQYADAFYAATKVKKKDNYILNLLLEGKGLFISLLEKLDPRIANRIGLAEEITKIANYIRRIEELERELSFLKESFLRDKLTALWNKYALEKFFNEVVMQNIFEEDYLLCYFDLDNFKSINDRYGHKWGDRALIAFAEVLRKNLKPKDFPCRLHGDEFCAVIVGVTLDKFLPFAEELYEQGFALKFPDDIRQIRFSIGITNIIASDNLEKVLERADFSMYWCKENASLKPVRV